TGGTTTTCATATACGATTATTATAAAGATGGATAAAGTATTGTATTTCTTTCTAGGTGTATTATTTCATGATGGCAGCTTGTGTTTGGTTCGTCATATTCACATATGCTTGGCATATGAGCTTCCGTGCTTTGGGTAAGTTTGAACACTAATATCTACTTTAGCACTAACGTCATCCCAGTAATGTGGAACTACACCTCTTCAGGAGTATTTAACCGTTTACTTTCTTCAGCTTGGTATTTATACTTTTTACACAATGTGAAACAGCGGACTTATGGCCAATAGGCATTCTCTACCGGTCTACCGGTGGTGTAGAAATCACAGGAAAAAAATAACTCCTAGATTTcaatgtgaatattttatttataacatcacCATATAATCTCCCATTGCAGGTAAAATCCAAGACCGCATAGACAAGAAAGCGGCGTATTTCCACCTGGTCGCGTGGTCACTACCATTAATCCTCACGATAGCGACGATGGCGTTCGGCGAAGTAGACGGCAGCAGCGTGACCGGCATCTGTTTCGTGGGTTACGTCAACCATCCGATGAGAGCGGCGCTTTTGTTAGCGCCCTTGTCGGTTGTGCTGGTTTTGGGAGGCTACTTTTTGTTAAGAGGTTTGTTGAATTTTGTTATTGTGTCTAGATTTTGTCTACGACTTCGTCAAACCACGTACTGCCCCTAGAAAATAAGTAGTCTATCTCTGTCCCCAGATAACTATCTCCATGTGGAATCATAAATGAACTATCCCAATAACAGATATGAATGCTAATAGTTTCACCGGGGTGCCATGCCACATCCACCtaacaccatattttttttaatcatttatgTATAACTTTCAATATTAGACCCAACATTTGCCCTGTCCCTGTAAACTGTAAAGCTTGCCTACTCATTACGAGCAACTGCATTTATATGTGCTATtgacctaattaaaaaaaaagttttatttcatcaaaattaaagCCAACATTTTCCCCAGGTGTATTCTCCTTAATCGCGGTCCGGGTGTCAAGCAAAGACGTGATTTCCCCTCGCGCCGCCAACAAGATCCGTCAGACTATAACGCGCTGCTCTCTCACGGCCGCGCTCGTGGCTGTCTTCATATGCGTCACCTTCGCCTGCCATATCTACGAGTTTAGAAACGCTGAGCTCTGGAAGGAGTCTTTTAAGAAGAATGTTATGTGAGTAATATtgtgtacctatgtaaaaaTTAGAAACCTTGAATTTTGAACAGCACTTTTTTTGTTAGTACATACTTTTACATTTAACTTTTGATCAAAATATGGTTGATGCTCATTGATGAATATGTCACTTCGTTGCATGCGGAGGGATCAAATATACGAAGCAAGCTATGTATTTAGACAGCAAACTTCGCTgagatatttcatttatttacaactagcaacccgctccggcttcgcacgggataacagtatttccccactatttaatctatgttattatacatataaaccttcctctttaatcagtctatctattaaaaaataaatacaaagggacagggacagaaaaagcgactttgttttatactacgtagtgattatttaatttaaaattttatcacAGTTGTCGCCTGGAAGCGCTAAAGCAGCCCGAGAAGGAGTGCTCCGTGGGCGCCCGTCCGTCGGTGTCGGTGCTGCAGCTGCGGCTGCTGTGCTGCTTCGCGGCCGGCGCGCTCATGGCGTCGTGGACGTGGACGCCGGCCGCAGCCGCCGCCTGGAGGCGCTACCTGGCAAGGTGTGGTATGAATATACACTACTTACTTTCTATAGATTTTTTGTACCTGGGAAGTGTATAATTAAGGGTGAGATAAGTGAGCTGAATAGCGCTAGCTGTTTTGTGTAACAAGGCGTCTTGTTTTTGTAAGTAGAAATGAGTCCGATCTTTTCCCAAGCAATTTTATGCTACATATACCACCATTCCATGCCTACTTACATGATTTTCCTTCACCTTCATAAGACTGAaaaagtcagttttttttttttcagatttattCTGCACTATAGTTTTTGTGCAAAGGTTCAAATGATGTTCAGTTTACCACATTTATAAATGAATTCTATGTATTAACAATTTAGAGAATTTGCACAAGACATTGATCCTAACATACATTCACAGGAAATGCGGTTGCTCAGTCGAGGAAGAAGTGACGCGTCGCGCTCGCAAGCACGAGCTGATTGCTCGCGCGTACCGTCGGCGCGGAGAGTTCGCGGCGCGAGGCAGGCTTTCCATCTCGCTCGGCGGCTCGAGGCAGGACCCTGTGGGGTTGTGCATCGACCCCACCTCGCCTACTGACTACCCTGATGATGCTAAGCACGAAAGGTTAGATTATAACACTTTATATCGATATTTTGTCATGTAAAGGTATATTGCTATAATTTTTATGCACACGCATATTAATTAGTGCTGAAATTAGAAAAGGTAATAGAGACCAAAATCCTTTCAGTGGAGAATTATCATCATCGTGGGCGGCGACCCTGCCTCGCTTCGTGCGGCGCCGCGACGCGCTGGTGCTGCCCACACACACGCACCACTCGCTCAGCTCCACGCCCGACCGCCGCAACTCTCAGGACTCACAGATCAGTATTAGCCTACGCCACGTATCCGTGGAATCGCGCCGCAACTCGCTCGATAGTCAGCTGTCCGTCAAGATAGCCGAGATGAAGACCAAGGTGGGTCGCCGCCGCCCCAAGCACAGCAAGGCCAAGCGCAAGGCCCGCGCCGCCTCCAACCGCAAGGAGAGCACCCCGTCCATCGAGAGCCAGATCAGTCGCTACTGGCTGCAGGCAGTCGCCGCCAACAACGATCCGTCCCGCGAGGAGGTCAAGTTCAGCTTCGACTGATACTACTCATATCGTGATATTTATCCAAATTTGCAACTCATGCATAGCACTATGAAAACTATGATACTTATAAAACGAGTATCCGTGGATtgtttacttataataatttacaCTCACTAGATTTAAGGATCAAAGTTCAAATTAGAATTGCAAATGCCCAATGGACTGCTAACTGTGAATCAAGCACACATTTTAgccctttattattttaagggTTTTTAGGGCAAGTTAATTTGTGATTATCATTGAAGATAAGGAAACAAAGACTGATCAGAATCTCAAAGGAgtaatgttttatatttcttcTACACTAACAATATCCATGACAATGCATTTTTGTGATATTCATGACCTCTACATGTgccataaaacaaaattataaaggtAGCACCTCAATGTTTCATTGGAATCGACTGAAATAGTTTTAGCATGTAAGGATCAAGTTTCTTATCATACATTATTGTTAAATGATGTTGAAAGCAATGTTGAAAACtttctaatatttaattttttacgaATATTTGATAGAATATGTTGCTTGTCCATAGAACTTGTGTACAAGATGTGGTTGTGATACCAGATATTTGTGAGGCTATAGTTTTGATGATGTGGACAATAACATCGCCACTTATTTTTTACTATCTACTTAGTATTAAATGTTGATCCTCAAAAGTTTTGCACCTGGCGGCTACAATAAGACTCACGTTTGTGTATAAgacatgtatgtatattatttttatttagtctgGGCTAGCTTtaaattttgatataattttgtataagttTTACTACCAATAATTTACTTATGAACTTAATTAACTGTACAATATAATGatacttttttcataaaatgacTTTTATTTGTCAGACGAGAGAAAAAGAGTGCTTCCATTGTTACGACCAGAGACCACACACACCCCAGTATAAAGATGAAGTCGGTATTGTGCGGAAACTGTAGTGGAGTCGTGAACCTGAGGTTGGTTAATTTGTAACGTGgaggaaaataaaaaccttaattATCCATTTACCATTATAATTGAGAACCAAAGCAAGCAACTTAGTGTCCCAGAAATACTTGTATTACCTGTGTAATGAAtgtcatgtattttatttactagtgATAAAATCtatagtaaattaaaatattacaaatctaCGATACCTATTGTACAAGATTTGTATAACTATTGGACGTTAACAATGCTATCAAAATAGCTTAGTATCACTGCATACGCGatcctaatttatttatagaggcaagataaaatgtaacaacatataatttgcatatattagtttgtaaaagaaaaacgttaacaaaatattatgcaaaagATTCCATTCGATATTttagtgaaataaaatatacttaaaattcTATGAAGAAAATATGAAGTCGCTTGTATCTCTCCAGTTTGACATTAACAGAAAAAACATGCTTAGTACatgtttttgaaaatttcaaacTGTAAAGAGTGTCGTATGAGATGAAATGTCAAAGACAAATTATCGAATGGAACATACAAAGTATACTTATCCTCAATAAAGgtgaacaaaattattatgCATTGTCATCATCGTAAGGTACATTTAATCACAGATGCAACTTTATGAGTGGCAAGAATAAATTGATTAAGTACTTAAACACATACTTACATTAAAAGGTCGTATTTCAATATTCGAGTGAATCCAAATAATCGAAGATAAATCTTATGATCTTCTAGCTAAAGGTGATGGTATAAAGATAGCTTGCTCTGCAATTAAACTTGGTATTTTATcatctataataaataaataatactgtgCCTACATTCCATTGCAGAGCAAACGCTTCTTTACATAAAGAATTGAAAGATGTGGATAGTAATTTGATacaaatgtaaaataatgttttcataaaaaatatcttcagtATTATTTGCATATTATCATTTCCATTATCTTAGTGAGAATAATTTGTTGTTACTGGAATGTCATAAACTGAATTTCAAGATGACTTTGTATTACAGATACTTATACCATTTTCTCACAGCAGTcttgattttggaaattaaGTTGTTTTCAAAAAGTTGTTATAGACCcggtatttttaattaaggtaatttaattaatttagttatcATAGCCATTCTAAATCATATTAAAATGCTGACCAGCATGCATAGTAAAAATCAAAAAGATAGGAAATCAACACCAAAAGGAACATAATTTTAACACTTATTCTAAAGCAGCCCAGTATAAAAGATTGGCCGCTGTTagcttatttttaagtaaaaattgcACGATTTTATTACAGAAAACTCGATCTTTGGTGCTtacaaactaaatatttaaaaaatcacaatGTAGAAATAAATTCGGTTTAAAACCTAGCAAATTAGAAACTGTAAGTAGATGTacacaaccaaaaaaataacaaacgttAAAAAAACAAAGGAAAACTTATGATTATGTGCAAACTTATACCGTTTAGACGCGACTTATGAGTACCGTATGTGCACACAACTAGTTACCTAAATTGTAACCTATATGAGCTACCTCGTCTCAGacgacaaataataaaataagaccTATCTAAATAGTAACAAAATTATCTAGTAATAATGTCATATCACACGTTCACAGCAGTCTTTCCTACGATGTCCTTGCTTTGCGTATATTCTTCTTTTCTGCATCGGTGAAGCCAAGTATGTTCTCGATAGCGTTGAGGTGTCCCTGGTGGTTCTCAGGGTCCGTAAGGAAGTAATAGATAGCCGATTTAAGGAACTGCAATGTCACTTCTGGATCTACGTTGGTCTTGTTACCCTTCTGCGACTGGACAATGCGACGGTACattgcctgaaataaataacGTCTTGTAAGTATCTTTATTTGGATGAAGTGTGGGGTCATGCATTTTTCTacaaacttctatgttagaactGTTTACACAAATCTTTTTTTTTGGGTTAATCACAAGTCCCAAAATAATCTGTATGCTtcttaatgttttgaaaacattgAATCAAACGTTTATAAAGTTGCAAAAACGTTTCAATAGTCTTTAAATACCGTGTAATAAGCGGCGTGAAATGTGGAAAGCTGTAACCTTTGCAAATCATTGCATACTGTGATTTGAGACTATATACAATAAATGAAGACAGATACTCAGAGAGACTCAGCCAAAAAAGACTTGTGATAACTTAAAACATGAAGACACTTTTTAATTCTACTACTATACAAGCTATTTCCCGCTTCGACCGCGTCCCGAAGCATCAATTTGTGCACTCTGATAAAAAGAGTTATTtaacattgtaatatttttttacatcagGCCAGCAGATCCTGAGAGCGTccaatcaaacaaacaagcaaattcatcgactttataattttagtaggtatacacTAGTGATTTCTAACCACCGGATTTATCGGGCCTATTCATTCGGTTTTGAAAGCATGGATGCGCGTCAGGGTTTTTGCAGCGCGAAATCACTGTATAGCAAGCGCGAGTTTGCTAAATAAACCCAACTTAGACGTGAAAAATACGGTAGTGTGAAATCAGACTTAggtagaaataaacataattacaatttctactatagttcggccattcagagaatgcgttcctgacacgtcgcgattgaactgacgacgtaataacattcattgattattgatataataatgttgttttaatgctcctcaattgttaaaacggtaaacaaccagcaaaaatatttttatcgtaactgcaacgccattgcaaagttacgtcgtcagttcaatcgcgacgtgtcaggaacgcattctctgaatggccgaactataattaccaAAACTCAAAACTACGTAAATAAAACCATTGTCTGACACCTGCATTAATTAGGCCATTCGAATGTATTAAATGCGTCAATAAGTTTTAACTAATTAATGCAGCTGTCCATAcactttacttaaaaataataatcaaaaagtAGGTTCATAAGATAACCCAAAACCAAAAGAGGCTGTTTCAACCAAGTAGGTTACATGCGAAGCTAAGGTTAGGcaagaattaaattaaaatgtattaaaacgGGTTAGTTATTACCAAAGGAAGCCTTGCTAAAGAGTGAAAATTAGTTGTAAGCTCTATCAATACCATACCACTACAACCTATGaaactatttacaataaaaaaaactaaatctgcAAGTAGGTATAAACAAAATCAACAAATCATTAtaacacaattttaaaaatcCTACAATACAACATTTAAGTCCAAAACCTTAAaggaacattaaattaaaaatatcaggTAGGTATGTAACAATGTATAAATGAATTAAACACAATTAACATTTCTCCTAATAGCCTGTGTAGGGAAGCAGGGTGTagtgtacaaaaaaataataagaaaatgtgTTCAGCAGCGAGCACTGCTGGTCCGGTATAAAAATCCAACCTTTCGAGCTCCTAGGACCCATAAAGAAACAGCCTCCTTTGCACTTAGTAGTACTTGTGACTTTGCTGATCGGTCCTCTGTGAATGCCGTGTCCTGGAATGCACTACACGTTAAAGCTGGCATATGTTAATGGCCACTACATGCACACACTAACACTAATTCCGTGTACAATGCTGTGGGTTAATTAGAATCAAAACTGTTAATCAACTTCAAATGGTGATTGTATCTCTTTCTATTTCTAAAGATAGTAGATAGATTAGTTTAAATTGAAATGTTAGAGTTTGAGAATGATTTTAGAACAGGATAGTGAGAATGTTGGAGGTATCACTGTGAAAAATATCCTTTaatttaatcataaaaaaaaattatttttttttgctcaagAAAATTGAGCTGTAGCGGGATAATTTTCAATGTGATTTTACAATATTTGTGTGACCTATTTAGGACAGGAAGGATATGGGGAGAGTAACTCACTCGAACTTTCTCGAGCTCGGTCTGAGTAATCTGCAACTGCTCCAGTAGTTCCTCCACGGACACGCGGCTAACTTGCCCCTGAGAAGTACCAGGTCCATTATCCTGCAACATTATACATACTTGTTCATTAACCAATTTACTTAGAATTTTCAGATTCAaattacctattattataaaagaGAAATAAGTACTTGTAGAATATAGAACTGTGTCTGTGTTTTTGCTATTGACACACTTTATTAAGGGTCCTAGTggctaaacaaaacaaaatacagtcagggcagataataaataaaaaaagtgaaGTACCTTATCAAGCTCAAACTTAGCAGCTTCAACCCCTTTGTTGTACATCTGCAGATAGATGGAGCGGTGTCTGGTCTCTTCCTCCTGAAGCTGCTTGCTGACCTCTTCCAGCTGCTTCTCTAGAGAGTGAATCCTCTCCTTGGCTTGCTCATAGTTGGGCAAAAGTTCACAATACCGGGTGTTCACATCGGCAAGCTTTTGCAGCAAGCCCTCTACTTTATCATTGTGCTGTTTCTTCATCTCTTGTGTCTCTCCAACATGAGCCCTTATTATGTCTTCTATCTTCTTCTCGTAATATGATATTAAACTACGACGCTCCTCATCTCCATCTCCTATCTCAGTCATACAGGACGCCTCATGT
This genomic interval from Helicoverpa zea isolate HzStark_Cry1AcR chromosome 18, ilHelZeax1.1, whole genome shotgun sequence contains the following:
- the LOC124639093 gene encoding protein smoothened isoform X1, with translation MISMMTPWRWLSWLLMILACRASQFDNGGDKNAITDMNDNATEHLEAINGTPNYRLIKPDKSPQWFPEPQIKLDSCVRRAQCEPLNKTNCLGTRLPYDKTSIHLTLHENQYQIQTQLELYRELINVPNCWAVIQPLLCSTFMPKCERILGQDMVYLPSYEMCKITMEPCSILYNTSYFPSFLKCNVTLFPSRCENAVRELKFNTSGKCLPPLIHTDKPLHFYEGISGCGLPCRDPLYTEDEHQQIHRLVAWGAGVCLALNLLTVATFLIDWRSANKYPALVIFYINVCFAVASMGWLIQFGVGSRDDIVCSKDGTRRQGEPSAEENLSCVVVFVLVYYFMMAACVWFVIFTYAWHMSFRALGKIQDRIDKKAAYFHLVAWSLPLILTIATMAFGEVDGSSVTGICFVGYVNHPMRAALLLAPLSVVLVLGGYFLLRGVFSLIAVRVSSKDVISPRAANKIRQTITRCSLTAALVAVFICVTFACHIYEFRNAELWKESFKKNVICRLEALKQPEKECSVGARPSVSVLQLRLLCCFAAGALMASWTWTPAAAAAWRRYLARKCGCSVEEEVTRRARKHELIARAYRRRGEFAARGRLSISLGGSRQDPVGLCIDPTSPTDYPDDAKHESGELSSSWAATLPRFVRRRDALVLPTHTHHSLSSTPDRRNSQDSQISISLRHVSVESRRNSLDSQLSVKIAEMKTKVGRRRPKHSKAKRKARAASNRKESTPSIESQISRYWLQAVAANNDPSREEVKFSFD
- the LOC124639093 gene encoding protein smoothened isoform X2, producing MTPWRWLSWLLMILACRASQFDNGGDKNAITDMNDNATEHLEAINGTPNYRLIKPDKSPQWFPEPQIKLDSCVRRAQCEPLNKTNCLGTRLPYDKTSIHLTLHENQYQIQTQLELYRELINVPNCWAVIQPLLCSTFMPKCERILGQDMVYLPSYEMCKITMEPCSILYNTSYFPSFLKCNVTLFPSRCENAVRELKFNTSGKCLPPLIHTDKPLHFYEGISGCGLPCRDPLYTEDEHQQIHRLVAWGAGVCLALNLLTVATFLIDWRSANKYPALVIFYINVCFAVASMGWLIQFGVGSRDDIVCSKDGTRRQGEPSAEENLSCVVVFVLVYYFMMAACVWFVIFTYAWHMSFRALGKIQDRIDKKAAYFHLVAWSLPLILTIATMAFGEVDGSSVTGICFVGYVNHPMRAALLLAPLSVVLVLGGYFLLRGVFSLIAVRVSSKDVISPRAANKIRQTITRCSLTAALVAVFICVTFACHIYEFRNAELWKESFKKNVICRLEALKQPEKECSVGARPSVSVLQLRLLCCFAAGALMASWTWTPAAAAAWRRYLARKCGCSVEEEVTRRARKHELIARAYRRRGEFAARGRLSISLGGSRQDPVGLCIDPTSPTDYPDDAKHESGELSSSWAATLPRFVRRRDALVLPTHTHHSLSSTPDRRNSQDSQISISLRHVSVESRRNSLDSQLSVKIAEMKTKVGRRRPKHSKAKRKARAASNRKESTPSIESQISRYWLQAVAANNDPSREEVKFSFD